In the genome of Falsirhodobacter halotolerans, one region contains:
- the mscL gene encoding large conductance mechanosensitive channel protein MscL, with translation MLKEFQKFIARGNVLDLAVGIIIGAAFTAIVSSIVQDLINPVIGLIIGGIDFTNLYWVMSGTVPEGASLSQARDSGAAIFAYGSFIMAVINFMIIAFVVFMLVKVVNNVKDHVHRKEEAAPAAPKGPTQEELLIQIRDLLAQKPTV, from the coding sequence ATGCTCAAGGAATTCCAGAAATTCATCGCGCGGGGGAATGTCCTCGATCTGGCGGTGGGGATCATCATCGGGGCGGCGTTCACCGCGATCGTCAGCTCCATCGTTCAGGACCTGATCAATCCGGTCATCGGCCTGATCATCGGCGGGATCGACTTCACCAACCTCTATTGGGTGATGTCGGGCACGGTTCCCGAAGGGGCGAGCCTGTCGCAGGCGCGCGATTCGGGGGCGGCGATCTTCGCCTATGGCAGCTTCATCATGGCGGTCATCAACTTCATGATCATCGCCTTCGTGGTGTTCATGCTGGTCAAGGTGGTCAACAACGTGAAGGACCACGTGCACCGCAAGGAAGAGGCCGCCCCCGCCGCGCCCAAAGGCCCGACGCAGGAGGAGCTTCTGATCCAGATCCGCGATCTTCTGGCGCAAAAGCCCACCGTTTGA
- a CDS encoding Lrp/AsnC family transcriptional regulator, giving the protein MKLDAIDRRILAALQRQGRITNAELAEQANLSASACHRRVQRLEEEGFIAGYVALLDARKMDRPTTVFVEITLSGQADEVLAAFEAAVQRIPDVLECHLMAGSADYLLKVVALDTEDFARIHRQHLARLPGVAQMHSSFALKTVFRTTAIPV; this is encoded by the coding sequence ATGAAACTCGACGCGATCGACCGCCGCATCCTTGCGGCCCTGCAACGTCAGGGCCGCATCACGAACGCCGAACTGGCCGAACAGGCCAACCTTTCGGCCTCTGCCTGCCACCGCCGCGTGCAGCGGCTGGAGGAGGAGGGGTTCATCGCCGGCTATGTCGCCCTTCTGGACGCGCGCAAGATGGATCGGCCCACGACGGTCTTCGTGGAAATCACCCTGTCGGGCCAGGCGGATGAGGTTCTGGCCGCGTTCGAGGCGGCGGTGCAGCGCATTCCCGATGTGCTGGAATGCCATCTGATGGCGGGATCGGCGGATTACCTTTTGAAGGTCGTGGCCCTGGACACCGAGGATTTCGCCCGCATCCACCGCCAGCATCTGGCGCGTCTTCCGGGCGTGGCGCAGATGCATTCGTCCTTTGCGCTGAAGACCGTGTTCCGCACGACGGCCATTCCCGTCTGA
- the rpsU gene encoding 30S ribosomal protein S21, with product MQVSVRDNNVEQALRALKKKLQREGVFREMKLKQHFEKPSVKKAREQAEAVRRARKLARKKAQREGNL from the coding sequence ATGCAGGTCAGCGTTCGCGACAACAACGTCGAACAGGCCCTCCGGGCCCTGAAGAAGAAACTTCAGCGCGAAGGCGTTTTCCGTGAAATGAAGCTCAAGCAACATTTCGAGAAACCGTCCGTGAAAAAAGCGCGCGAGCAAGCCGAAGCCGTTCGTCGGGCTCGGAAGCTCGCTCGTAAGAAAGCGCAGCGTGAGGGCAACCTCTAA
- a CDS encoding COQ9 family protein: protein MDARQIRDAVIDAALGHVAFDGWTETTLRAAIADAGVDPVSARAQFPRGAVDLALAYHARGDAAMVDYAKGLPADLGISGRVAAIIRRRLELADREAVRRASTLFALPHHAGDGARALWGTSDAIWRALGDTSEDVNWYTKRATLSGVYAATVLFWLGDDSGDHHATWDFLNRRIADVMKIEGVKARARKNPLVRAAMLPFSVIRAPGRADDMPGRMS from the coding sequence ATGGATGCACGACAGATCCGGGATGCGGTGATCGATGCGGCCCTTGGGCATGTGGCGTTCGATGGCTGGACGGAAACCACGTTGCGCGCGGCCATCGCCGATGCGGGGGTGGACCCCGTGTCCGCCCGCGCCCAGTTTCCGCGTGGGGCGGTCGATCTTGCCTTGGCCTATCATGCGCGGGGCGATGCAGCGATGGTGGACTATGCCAAGGGACTTCCGGCCGATCTGGGCATTTCGGGCCGCGTGGCCGCCATCATCCGCAGGCGGCTTGAACTGGCCGACCGGGAGGCGGTGCGCCGGGCGTCCACCCTGTTCGCCCTGCCGCACCACGCGGGCGACGGCGCGCGCGCGCTGTGGGGCACGTCGGATGCCATCTGGCGCGCCTTGGGCGACACGTCCGAGGATGTGAACTGGTATACCAAGCGCGCGACCCTGTCGGGCGTCTATGCCGCGACCGTCCTGTTCTGGTTGGGTGATGACAGCGGCGACCACCATGCGACCTGGGATTTCCTGAACCGTCGCATCGCGGATGTCATGAAGATCGAAGGGGTGAAGGCCCGCGCCCGCAAGAACCCGTTGGTGCGCGCGGCGATGCTGCCCTTTTCGGTCATCCGCGCGCCCGGGCGCGCCGACGACATGCCGGGCCGGATGTCCTGA
- a CDS encoding NAD(P)H-quinone oxidoreductase — MDGAPELMRAIVASGPGGPEVMGIDYVPTPVPGYGEVLIRIAFTGVNRPDALQRAGAYPPPAGASALMGLECSGHIAAVGRGVTAWAVGDAVCALLPGGGYATHAVTCATQVLPIPEGLSMAEAACLPETCFTVWSNVVMRGGLSAGQRFLVHGGSSGIGTTAIQIATGLGARVFATAGTDAKCAACADLGAEAINYRNDDFVAILRAVGGADVILDMVGGSYIPRNIRALADDGHLVQIAFLEAAKAEVNFAEIMMRRLTVTGSTLRPQTHLQKARIAQEVRAHVWPMIAAGHLRPVMDRIFAMDDAADAHRRMEASDHIGKMALRMPEE, encoded by the coding sequence ATGGACGGCGCGCCGGAGCTGATGCGCGCCATCGTCGCCAGCGGACCCGGCGGGCCGGAGGTGATGGGCATCGACTATGTCCCCACCCCCGTCCCCGGATATGGCGAGGTTCTGATCCGCATCGCCTTCACCGGCGTGAATCGCCCCGACGCGCTGCAACGTGCGGGGGCCTATCCGCCGCCCGCAGGGGCCTCGGCACTGATGGGGCTGGAATGTTCGGGCCACATCGCGGCCGTCGGGCGCGGGGTGACGGCCTGGGCGGTGGGCGACGCGGTCTGCGCGCTGCTGCCGGGCGGCGGATATGCCACCCACGCCGTCACCTGCGCGACCCAGGTCCTGCCCATCCCCGAAGGTCTGTCCATGGCCGAGGCGGCGTGTCTGCCCGAGACCTGCTTTACCGTCTGGTCCAACGTCGTCATGCGCGGGGGCTTAAGCGCGGGGCAGCGGTTTCTGGTCCACGGCGGATCGTCGGGCATCGGCACCACCGCGATCCAGATCGCCACGGGCTTGGGCGCGCGGGTCTTCGCCACCGCCGGGACGGATGCGAAATGCGCCGCCTGCGCCGATCTGGGGGCCGAGGCCATCAATTACCGCAATGATGATTTCGTCGCGATCCTGCGCGCCGTGGGGGGTGCGGACGTGATCCTCGACATGGTGGGGGGCAGCTATATCCCGCGCAACATCCGCGCCCTGGCCGATGACGGGCATCTGGTGCAGATCGCCTTTCTGGAGGCGGCCAAGGCGGAGGTGAACTTTGCCGAGATCATGATGCGCCGCCTGACCGTCACGGGATCGACACTGCGCCCCCAGACGCATCTGCAAAAGGCGCGGATCGCGCAGGAGGTGCGCGCCCATGTCTGGCCGATGATCGCGGCGGGGCATCTGCGCCCGGTGATGGACCGGATCTTTGCCATGGATGATGCCGCGGACGCCCACCGCCGGATGGAGGCGTCGGACCATATCGGCAAGATGGCCCTGCGGATGCCGGAGGAGTGA
- a CDS encoding DUF1013 domain-containing protein, with amino-acid sequence MTKPLMAKATAVWLVDNTTLSFKQIADFCGMHELEVQGIADGDVATGVKGFDPVANNQLDAGEIEKGQKDSFYKLKLKFNSAAQGEDKRRGPRYTPLSKRQDRPNAILWLVKFHPELTDGQISKLVGTTKPTILSIRERTHWNIQSMTPIDPVALGLCRQTELDAAVQQAARKKLAEGGVMTDDERRKLVSTAQSLEMDDTARDAEPESGLFRDSRDEEEETDKDFSNADSFFNLPDTRDEDDEDERR; translated from the coding sequence ATGACAAAGCCGCTGATGGCAAAGGCAACCGCGGTCTGGCTGGTGGACAACACCACGCTGTCCTTCAAACAGATCGCCGATTTCTGCGGCATGCACGAACTTGAGGTGCAGGGCATTGCCGATGGCGACGTGGCCACGGGCGTCAAGGGGTTCGACCCGGTCGCGAACAACCAGCTGGACGCGGGCGAGATCGAGAAGGGCCAGAAGGACAGCTTCTACAAACTGAAGCTGAAGTTCAACTCGGCCGCGCAGGGCGAGGACAAGCGCCGCGGCCCCCGCTATACCCCGCTGTCCAAACGGCAGGACCGCCCGAACGCGATCCTGTGGCTGGTGAAGTTCCACCCCGAACTGACCGACGGCCAGATCTCCAAGCTGGTGGGCACCACGAAACCGACCATCCTGTCGATTCGCGAACGCACGCATTGGAACATCCAGTCGATGACGCCGATCGACCCGGTGGCGCTGGGCCTGTGCCGTCAGACCGAACTGGACGCCGCCGTGCAGCAGGCCGCCCGCAAGAAGCTGGCCGAGGGCGGCGTGATGACGGATGACGAACGGCGCAAGCTGGTGTCCACCGCCCAATCGCTGGAGATGGACGACACCGCCCGCGATGCCGAACCCGAAAGCGGCCTGTTCCGCGATTCGCGGGACGAAGAGGAGGAGACCGACAAGGACTTCTCGAACGCCGACAGCTTCTTCAACCTGCCCGACACCCGGGACGAAGACGACGAGGACGAGCGTCGCTGA
- the msrA gene encoding peptide-methionine (S)-S-oxide reductase MsrA produces the protein MFFSKPTTMVRPEDALPGRPDPIPTSDAHFISGIPLKSPVPEGMEEAMFGMGCFWGVERLFWQMPGVWLTMVGYAGGYTPNPTYPETCTQKTGHNEVVRVIYDPAVISYDDLLKAFWEQHDPTQGMRQGNDVGSTYRSGIYTYTPEQAQKAEASKAAYEVELSRAGHRPITTEILPAPTFYYAEPEHQQYLAKNPGGYCSMRGTGVVCVS, from the coding sequence ATGTTCTTTTCCAAACCCACCACGATGGTCCGCCCCGAGGACGCCCTTCCCGGACGGCCCGACCCGATCCCCACATCCGACGCGCATTTCATTTCCGGCATCCCGCTGAAATCCCCCGTGCCCGAGGGGATGGAGGAGGCGATGTTCGGCATGGGCTGTTTCTGGGGGGTGGAGCGTCTGTTCTGGCAGATGCCCGGTGTCTGGCTGACCATGGTCGGCTATGCCGGCGGCTATACGCCCAACCCGACCTATCCCGAAACCTGCACCCAGAAAACCGGCCATAACGAGGTGGTGCGGGTGATCTACGACCCTGCGGTCATTTCCTATGACGATCTGCTGAAAGCGTTTTGGGAACAGCACGATCCGACGCAAGGGATGCGGCAGGGCAACGATGTCGGCTCCACCTATCGGTCGGGCATCTATACCTACACCCCCGAACAGGCGCAAAAGGCCGAGGCGTCGAAGGCGGCGTATGAGGTGGAACTGTCCCGCGCAGGGCACCGCCCGATCACGACCGAGATCCTGCCCGCCCCGACCTTCTATTACGCCGAGCCGGAGCATCAGCAGTATCTGGCGAAAAACCCCGGCGGATATTGTTCGATGCGCGGGACCGGCGTCGTCTGCGTCAGCTGA
- a CDS encoding primosomal protein N', whose amino-acid sequence MSERFDEGDLVGVLTTEPLGRPLDYKAPEGGCGLGDLVEVPLGPRRVLGCVWGAGAGGFDPARIRPVSRVLEATPLRDEMRTFLTRMADYTLTPLPLMLRLATRAPDLGAGPALRRVLRATGREPARETDARLRVMDALDVFGGAAVTSTELAAEAGVSSAVIKGLVKAGVLAEEDAPRDQPYPRLDPSRAGKDLSGDQAAASEALRAAVASGRYGTTLLKGVTGSGKTEVYLEAVAEALRHDRQALVLLPEIALTAGFLERVEARFGARPAEWHSGVTSTERRRLWRMISDGGAQLVVGARSALFLPFRDLGLIVVDEEHDTSYKQEEGVYYNARDMAVMRASICGAQVVLASATPALETWVNADTGKYARLDLTSRFGVSDLPEMRAIDMRAEKLPPNRWISETLATQVEARVAAREQALLFLNRRGYAPVTICRACGHQIGCDDCDARMVEHRFLKRLVCHQCGASKPVPEACPACSVEGKMAAVGPGVERMAEEVAERFPGARVAVLSSDLFGSARALKEAIQTISDGGADIIIGTQIVAKGHNFPLLTLVGVIDADLGLQGSDLRAAERTFQLMRQVAGRAGRAERAGVALLQTHQPEHPVIRAILTGHEEDFWRAEATERRMAGTPPYGRMAGIILSHPDVARVFDFAGELARRDGPLRAIGAQVWGPAPAPIARVRGRHRVRLLIKAERSAPLQAALAEWVAQLKPPPNMRVAIDIDPQSFL is encoded by the coding sequence GTGTCGGAACGGTTTGACGAAGGCGATCTGGTGGGCGTGCTGACCACCGAGCCGCTGGGCCGTCCGCTGGATTACAAGGCGCCCGAGGGCGGATGCGGGCTGGGCGATCTGGTGGAGGTGCCTTTGGGCCCCCGCCGCGTTCTGGGCTGCGTCTGGGGTGCGGGTGCGGGGGGCTTTGATCCCGCGCGCATCCGGCCCGTGTCCCGCGTGTTGGAGGCGACCCCCCTGCGGGACGAGATGCGGACCTTTCTGACCCGCATGGCCGATTACACCCTGACCCCCCTGCCCCTGATGCTGCGGCTGGCCACCCGCGCGCCCGATCTGGGCGCGGGCCCCGCGCTGCGCCGGGTGCTGCGCGCCACGGGGCGGGAGCCTGCGCGCGAAACCGACGCCCGCCTGCGGGTGATGGACGCGCTCGATGTGTTCGGGGGCGCGGCCGTCACCTCGACCGAACTGGCGGCGGAGGCGGGGGTGTCGTCCGCTGTCATCAAGGGTCTGGTCAAGGCCGGCGTGCTGGCGGAAGAAGACGCCCCCCGCGACCAGCCCTATCCCCGGCTGGACCCGTCGCGCGCGGGCAAGGACCTGTCGGGCGATCAGGCGGCGGCGTCGGAGGCGCTGCGGGCGGCGGTGGCCTCGGGCCGCTATGGCACGACGCTTTTGAAGGGCGTTACGGGGTCCGGCAAGACCGAGGTCTATCTGGAGGCGGTGGCCGAGGCCCTGCGCCACGATCGGCAGGCGCTGGTCCTGCTGCCGGAAATCGCCCTGACCGCGGGCTTTCTGGAACGGGTGGAGGCGCGGTTCGGCGCGCGCCCCGCCGAGTGGCATTCGGGCGTCACCAGCACCGAACGCCGCCGCCTGTGGCGCATGATCTCGGACGGCGGCGCGCAGCTGGTGGTGGGGGCGCGGTCGGCGCTGTTCCTGCCCTTCCGCGATCTGGGCCTGATCGTGGTGGATGAGGAGCACGACACCTCCTACAAGCAGGAAGAAGGCGTCTATTACAACGCGCGCGACATGGCGGTGATGCGGGCGTCGATCTGCGGCGCGCAGGTGGTGCTCGCCTCGGCCACGCCCGCGCTGGAGACGTGGGTGAACGCCGATACCGGCAAATACGCGCGGCTGGACCTCACCTCGCGCTTCGGCGTGTCCGACCTGCCCGAGATGCGGGCCATCGACATGCGGGCGGAAAAGCTGCCCCCCAACCGCTGGATTTCGGAAACGCTGGCCACGCAGGTGGAGGCGCGGGTGGCGGCGCGCGAGCAGGCGCTGTTGTTCCTGAACCGGCGCGGCTATGCCCCCGTCACCATCTGCCGCGCCTGCGGCCATCAGATCGGCTGTGACGACTGCGATGCGCGGATGGTGGAGCATCGGTTCCTGAAGCGCCTTGTCTGCCACCAGTGCGGCGCGTCCAAACCCGTGCCGGAGGCCTGCCCCGCCTGTTCGGTCGAAGGTAAGATGGCCGCCGTCGGGCCAGGTGTGGAACGTATGGCCGAGGAGGTGGCCGAGCGCTTTCCGGGCGCCCGCGTGGCCGTTCTGTCGTCGGACCTGTTCGGCAGCGCGCGGGCCTTGAAGGAGGCGATCCAGACCATCTCCGACGGCGGGGCCGACATCATCATCGGCACGCAGATCGTGGCCAAGGGGCACAACTTCCCCCTGCTGACGTTGGTGGGCGTGATCGACGCCGATCTGGGGCTGCAAGGCTCGGACCTGCGCGCCGCCGAACGCACGTTCCAACTGATGCGGCAGGTGGCGGGCCGGGCGGGGCGGGCGGAACGGGCGGGCGTGGCCCTTTTGCAGACCCATCAGCCCGAACACCCGGTGATCCGCGCGATCCTGACCGGCCACGAGGAGGATTTCTGGCGGGCCGAAGCGACCGAGCGGCGCATGGCGGGCACCCCCCCTTACGGGCGCATGGCAGGGATCATCCTGTCGCATCCCGATGTCGCGCGGGTGTTCGATTTCGCGGGCGAACTGGCGCGGCGCGACGGACCGCTGCGCGCCATCGGAGCGCAGGTCTGGGGCCCCGCCCCCGCCCCCATCGCCCGCGTCCGGGGCCGCCACCGTGTGCGCCTGCTGATCAAGGCCGAACGCAGCGCGCCGTTGCAGGCAGCCCTGGCCGAATGGGTCGCGCAACTGAAGCCGCCGCCCAACATGCGGGTGGCGATCGACATCGACCCGCAAAGCTTTCTCTGA
- the fsa gene encoding fructose-6-phosphate aldolase: MKFFVDTADVAAISELNDLNLVDGVTTNPSLILKSGRDILEVTKEICGIVTGPVSAEVVALKAEDMIAEGRKLAEIAPNIAVKVPLTHDGLKTCKVLSDDGFMVNVTLCFSANQALLAAKAGATFISPFIGRLDDMNLDGLELIQDIRTIYDNFAFKTQILAASVRNANHVSQCALIGADVITAPPAVIKGLASHPLTDKGLEQFMADWAKTGQKIV, from the coding sequence ATGAAATTCTTCGTCGATACCGCCGATGTGGCGGCCATTTCCGAACTGAACGACCTGAACCTTGTGGACGGGGTGACCACGAACCCGTCGCTGATCCTGAAATCGGGCCGCGACATTCTGGAAGTGACCAAGGAAATCTGCGGCATCGTGACCGGCCCCGTCTCGGCCGAGGTGGTGGCGCTGAAGGCCGAGGACATGATCGCCGAAGGCCGCAAGCTGGCCGAGATCGCGCCCAATATCGCCGTGAAGGTTCCGCTGACGCATGACGGGCTGAAAACCTGCAAGGTGCTGTCGGATGACGGGTTCATGGTCAACGTGACCCTGTGCTTCTCCGCCAATCAGGCGCTGCTGGCGGCAAAGGCGGGGGCCACGTTCATCAGCCCCTTCATCGGGCGTCTGGACGACATGAACCTCGATGGGCTGGAGCTGATCCAGGACATCCGCACCATCTATGACAATTTCGCGTTCAAGACGCAGATTTTGGCCGCATCGGTCCGCAACGCCAATCACGTGTCGCAATGCGCGCTGATCGGGGCCGACGTCATCACCGCGCCGCCCGCCGTCATCAAGGGTCTGGCCAGCCACCCGCTGACCGACAAGGGGCTGGAGCAGTTCATGGCCGACTGGGCCAAGACCGGCCAGAAGATCGTCTGA
- a CDS encoding 50S ribosomal protein L11 methyltransferase — protein sequence MPTYTALTTLPGEDAAEALAEAIERMEPEPSGVGVFEIEDGSGLWEVGAYFLDRPDEVTLELLRTAFGAAPFVISEVPEVDWVAHVRRELAPVSAGRFHVFGSHDADKVPEGVVPLQIEATVAFGTGHHGTTLGCLKALDRLLTEGARFANVADIGCGTAVLALAAAKELPDARIAASDIDSVAVDVARANVAINGLEDRVFCCEAAGFANPDLMSRAPFDLIFANILKGPLIELAPDIAANTAAGGTVILSGLLVVQADAILDAYVAQGFALHHREDLGEWAALTLRKG from the coding sequence ATGCCCACCTACACCGCCCTGACCACCCTTCCGGGGGAAGACGCCGCCGAAGCCTTGGCCGAAGCCATCGAACGGATGGAGCCGGAGCCTTCGGGCGTCGGCGTGTTCGAGATCGAGGACGGGTCGGGGCTGTGGGAGGTGGGGGCCTACTTCCTCGACCGACCGGACGAGGTGACGCTGGAACTGCTGCGCACGGCCTTCGGCGCGGCCCCCTTCGTCATTTCCGAAGTGCCGGAGGTGGATTGGGTCGCCCATGTCCGCCGCGAACTGGCCCCCGTGTCGGCGGGCCGGTTCCACGTGTTCGGCAGCCATGACGCGGACAAGGTGCCCGAGGGCGTCGTGCCCTTGCAGATCGAGGCGACGGTGGCCTTCGGCACCGGCCATCACGGCACGACGCTGGGCTGCCTCAAGGCGTTGGACCGGCTGCTGACCGAAGGCGCGCGGTTTGCCAATGTCGCCGATATCGGCTGCGGCACCGCCGTCCTGGCGCTGGCGGCGGCCAAGGAACTGCCGGACGCGCGAATCGCCGCGTCGGACATTGACAGCGTGGCGGTGGACGTGGCCCGCGCCAATGTGGCGATCAACGGGCTGGAGGATCGGGTGTTCTGCTGCGAGGCGGCGGGATTTGCCAATCCCGACCTCATGTCCCGCGCGCCGTTCGACCTCATCTTCGCCAACATCCTGAAGGGCCCGCTGATCGAGCTTGCCCCCGACATCGCGGCCAACACGGCGGCGGGCGGCACAGTGATCCTGTCGGGACTTCTGGTCGTGCAGGCCGATGCGATCCTTGACGCCTATGTCGCGCAGGGCTTTGCCCTGCATCACCGCGAAGATCTGGGCGAATGGGCGGCGCTGACCTTGCGCAAGGGCTGA
- a CDS encoding DUF1127 domain-containing protein: MAAIETSPSAQLGAISAPRFTGIFQSLRDWNDARVTRRALNRLSDRELDDIGLTRADIANI; encoded by the coding sequence ATGGCCGCCATCGAGACGAGCCCCTCGGCACAGCTCGGCGCCATTTCCGCACCGCGCTTCACGGGCATCTTCCAATCCCTGCGTGACTGGAACGACGCACGCGTCACCCGCCGCGCCCTGAACCGCCTTTCGGATCGCGAGCTGGACGATATCGGGCTGACCCGCGCCGACATCGCCAACATCTGA
- the ruvC gene encoding crossover junction endodeoxyribonuclease RuvC — protein MRVLGIDPGLRNMGWGIIETEGARIRHVANGTCKSATGELASRLCDLHRQLTAVVERYAPDAAAVEHTFVNKDAAGTLKLGQARGIALLVPAQAGLDVGEYAPNAVKKTVVGVGHAAKSQIDHMVRIHLPGVEIAGPDAADALAIAICHAHHLQSSGRLQAALAKAAS, from the coding sequence ATGCGGGTTTTGGGAATCGATCCCGGTTTGCGCAACATGGGCTGGGGCATCATCGAGACCGAGGGCGCGCGCATTCGCCATGTGGCGAACGGCACCTGCAAATCGGCGACGGGCGAGCTGGCCTCGCGCCTGTGCGACCTGCACCGGCAGTTGACGGCGGTGGTCGAACGCTATGCCCCCGATGCGGCGGCGGTGGAACATACCTTCGTCAACAAGGACGCGGCCGGCACGCTGAAGTTGGGGCAGGCGCGCGGCATCGCCCTTCTGGTGCCCGCGCAGGCGGGGCTGGACGTGGGGGAATACGCCCCGAACGCGGTGAAGAAGACCGTGGTCGGTGTCGGCCATGCGGCCAAAAGCCAGATCGACCACATGGTGCGCATCCACCTTCCGGGGGTGGAGATCGCGGGGCCGGATGCCGCCGACGCACTGGCCATCGCCATCTGCCACGCGCATCATCTGCAAAGCTCGGGCCGGTTGCAGGCGGCTTTGGCGAAGGCCGCATCATGA
- the ruvA gene encoding Holliday junction branch migration protein RuvA, which translates to MIGRIAGRLDYRGTDHVLIDVRGVGYIIHVSDRTLASMPGVGEGVALYTDLLVREDLLQLYGFPTLLEKEWHRLLMTVQGVGARASMAILGALGPEGVSRAIALGDARSVQAAPGVGPKIAQRVVMELKAKAPSVMAMGAVPSDAPVIEEEASPTPAPKRRSPPAVPSRAAHTADALSALANLGYGPADAAAAVAQSADESPDADAATLIRLSLRRLAPKG; encoded by the coding sequence ATGATCGGGCGGATCGCGGGACGGCTGGACTATCGCGGCACCGACCATGTGCTGATCGACGTGCGGGGCGTGGGCTACATCATCCACGTCTCAGACCGCACGCTGGCCTCTATGCCGGGGGTGGGGGAGGGGGTCGCGCTTTATACCGACCTTCTGGTGCGCGAGGATCTGTTGCAGCTTTACGGCTTTCCCACGCTGCTGGAAAAGGAATGGCATCGCCTTCTGATGACAGTGCAGGGCGTGGGCGCGCGGGCATCGATGGCGATCCTGGGCGCGCTGGGGCCCGAGGGGGTGTCGCGCGCCATCGCGTTGGGCGATGCGCGCTCGGTTCAGGCGGCCCCCGGCGTCGGTCCCAAGATCGCGCAGCGCGTGGTGATGGAGCTGAAGGCCAAGGCGCCCTCGGTCATGGCGATGGGGGCGGTGCCCTCCGACGCCCCGGTGATCGAGGAGGAGGCCAGCCCCACCCCCGCGCCCAAACGCCGCAGCCCGCCCGCCGTCCCGTCACGCGCGGCGCATACGGCGGACGCCCTGTCGGCCTTGGCAAATCTGGGCTATGGCCCTGCGGACGCGGCGGCGGCGGTGGCGCAATCTGCGGACGAATCCCCCGACGCGGATGCCGCCACCCTTATCCGCCTGTCCCTGCGCCGTCTTGCCCCCAAGGGTTGA
- the htpX gene encoding zinc metalloprotease HtpX produces MGYAKTAILMAVMTALFLGLGALLGGRGGMMIALLIAVAMNLFSYWNSDKAVLRMHNARQVDATTAPDFYAMVQGLAGNAGLPMPKVFIIDTDQPNAFATGRNPENAAVAATTGLLNRMSREEIAAVMAHELAHVQNRDTLIMTITATFAGAISMLANFAMFFGSRDRPGGFIGTLALMILAPLAAGLVQMAISRSREYEADRIGAEICGNPMWLASALQKIEAFAQKIDNPAAERNPATAHMFIINPLHMFTHDKLFSTHPSTANRIAALRQMAGGMAAPTVAPTPPKTPRRGPWG; encoded by the coding sequence ATGGGCTACGCAAAGACCGCCATTCTGATGGCCGTGATGACGGCGCTGTTTCTGGGCCTTGGCGCGCTTCTGGGCGGTCGGGGCGGGATGATGATCGCGCTGTTGATTGCCGTGGCGATGAACCTGTTCTCCTACTGGAACTCGGACAAGGCCGTGCTGAGGATGCACAACGCGCGGCAGGTGGATGCGACGACGGCCCCCGATTTCTATGCCATGGTGCAGGGGCTGGCGGGCAACGCCGGTCTGCCGATGCCCAAGGTGTTCATCATCGACACCGACCAGCCCAACGCCTTCGCCACGGGCCGCAATCCTGAAAACGCCGCCGTGGCGGCGACGACCGGCCTTCTGAACCGGATGAGCCGAGAGGAAATCGCCGCCGTCATGGCGCATGAACTGGCCCATGTGCAAAACCGCGACACGCTGATCATGACGATCACCGCGACCTTTGCCGGGGCCATCTCCATGCTGGCGAACTTTGCGATGTTCTTCGGCAGCCGCGACCGGCCCGGCGGGTTCATCGGCACGCTGGCCCTGATGATTCTGGCGCCCCTGGCGGCGGGTCTGGTGCAGATGGCAATCTCGCGCAGTCGCGAATACGAGGCGGACCGGATCGGGGCGGAGATCTGCGGCAACCCCATGTGGCTGGCAAGCGCGCTTCAGAAGATCGAGGCCTTCGCCCAGAAGATCGACAATCCGGCGGCCGAGCGCAATCCCGCCACCGCGCACATGTTCATCATCAACCCGCTGCACATGTTCACGCATGACAAGCTGTTCTCCACCCATCCCAGCACGGCCAACCGCATCGCGGCGCTGCGGCAGATGGCGGGGGGGATGGCCGCACCGACGGTCGCACCCACGCCGCCGAAAACGCCGCGCCGGGGGCCGTGGGGCTGA